Genomic window (Deinococcus aquiradiocola):
GTCCAGCACGCTCTTGAGCACGAAACTGCTGCTGTCCCCCGTCAGGCCGTTCTGAATGCCGCCCACCACCGTGAGCGGCCCGATGCAGAACAGCAGGCTCGCCGCCACGAATCCCTCCGTGAACCGCCCGCCCCCCCGGAACCGCCTGCGGAGCACGTCCCCCAGCCCGGACAGCCGGTCCTCCACCCGCAGCGCCTCACCCAGCACCGCGCCCGCCGCGAGCGCCACCAGCGCCAGGATCACGCCCGGCACGTGCCCGCCCGCCACCCGCCCGAGCGACGACGCCATGCCGAGCCCGATGTACAGCGTCACGAGACTCAGGGTCTGCAGCAGCGTCCGCTGCGTGCGTTCCGGCAGTCGCCCACCCAGCAGCAGGCCCGCCCCGGAGCCGAGCAGCACGGCGGCCACGTTGATGAAGGTGCCGGAAAGCTGGGTCAGGAGGGGCAGACTGGTCACCGGGGAAGTGTAGAGTCTCGGGCGTTCCACCACTCCAGATGAACGTCGAGGCTCGTCAGCCACGCCTCCAGGTCGTTGCCGTAGGTGAACAGGCCGTTCACCACGCGGGCCGCACTCCGCAGGGCGCGCCGCTGCTCTTCGGGTGTCAGGTGGCCTTCCAGCACGGCCTCCGCGTACTCGTCCTCGTCCACCAGCACCGGTACGCCGTCCGGCTGGACGATCACGTCGAGGTACAGGTCGCGCACGGTCCAGACGGTCCCTGCCGCCTGCACGCTCGCCATGTCGAGGTACGCGCGCGAGTGCGGCGGGTGTCCGGGCCGGGGCGTGAAGTGCGTCACCACGAGGTCCAGGTCCGGCAGGACGTGCACCTCCTGCGCGGCCAGGGTCGGGTGGCCCGGCATGGGCCGCTGGACGTGCAGGCCGTGCGCGGTGCGTTCGGCCCGCGCGACGGGGTACGTGTTTAGGCCCGTGATGACGTGCGTCATGGCCGTCAGGTCGAAGGTGCTGATCTTGGGCGCGTGCATCTACAGCCGTCCCAGCCGTTCGGTCAGCAGGGCGTAGAAGCCGTCCGCGTCCACCGTCATGGCGACGTTCGCGTTCGGGGCGTGCCCGGAGAGGTTCCACACGTCGCAGTTCGTGCGGCCGGTGCTGGGGCCGCCGCTCGTGTCCACGTCCACCCACATGGCCTGCGTGCCGAACAGGTGCGGCGCGATCAGGTACGCGCTCGTCAGCGGGTCGTGCAGCGGGCCGCCGTTCCAGCCGTACCGGTCCCGGTGGTGCTCCGCGAAGAACTCCAGCAGGCCCGCCACCACCTCACCGACCGCGCTCGCCCCCTCGCGCCGCGACAGGGCACGGATCGGCGCGATGCGTTCCGGCGTCGCGACCGCCTGATGCGTGGCGTTCAGGCCGAACATCGTGACGGGCACGCCGCTCGAAAAGACGATCTGCGCGGCGTGCGGGTCGCACAGCGCGTTGAACTCGGCGGCGGGCGTCCAGTTGCCGACGTCCACGCTGCCGCCCATCCACACGACCTCCCGCACGAGCGGCACGATGTCCGGCGCGAGCCGGAACGCGAGCGCCACGTTCGTGAGCGGCCCGGTCGGCAGGAGCGTCACCTCGCCCGGCCGCGCCCGCACCGCAGCGATCATGAAGAGCGCCGCGTGCAGGTCTTCCGCCTGCCGGGTGGGGGAGGGCAGCAGCGGCCCGTCCAGCCCGGACTGCCCGTGCACGCTCTCGGCACTCAGGCGCGGCACGAGCAGCGGCCGGTCCGCGCCCGCGTACACCGGCGTGCCCGCACCGACGAGTTCCAGCGTCGTGAGCGCGTTGCGGGTGGTGCGCTCCAGCCCCACGTTCCCGAACGTGGTCGTCACGCCCAGCACCTCCAGTTCAGGCGAGGCGTGCGCCAGCAGGATGTTCACGGCGTCGTCGTGGCCGGGGTCTCCGTCGAGGATCACGGGGCGGGCAGCACTCACAGTCATGCCGCCAGTGTAGTGAAGGTCCGCCTCGCGGGAGGGGGGTTTTGACAGTGCCCGGAACGCGTGCTACTATCCATGCCGCTGAGAGCGCAGCCCACGCGGCCCGCCCGGCGGAAAGCCCACCCGTTCCCGGTACAGACTCGTAGCTCAGGGGTAGAGCACTACATTGACACTGTAGGGGTCAGGAGTTCAAATCTCCTCGAGTCTACCACACTAACTCCCTCTCAGAGGGAGTTTTTTCATTCCTGGCTGCCGGGCGCGATACCTGGCGCACGCTGCTGTCATGTCGGCCCGTACACTGGGGGAGTCTCGCCGTCGTCCCGACGTGCCCGTTCTTCTCCCGCGTCCTCCTGTAGAGACGGTCCGCCCGTCGCCGGAACGTTGTCCCGGCCCTGCCGTACTGCGTTCCGGCCCGCCCGAGAGTCGAGTGTGTGGGAGTCGTGCATGAAACAACTGTCGCTGGGCCTCCTGGCCCTGATGTCCACCTGCGCTCAGCGGCCCGCGCCGCCCGTGCCGGTCAGTGTGCCGCAGGGCACGTCCGTGTCGTCTGCCGCGCTGGTCGGCAGTTACGCCGTGCAGAGCCGCGTCCCGAATTTCACGCAGCCGGTGTACGACCGCCTGCGGTACACGCCCAGGGCCTCCACCCTGCGCGGGTACGAGGGCTGGGACGTGCTGCGCGACGAGCAGCCGCTCACGGCGGGTGCGCCGGGCCGCTCCTCCGTGCTGGAGGTCCGGCTGAACCGTCCGGCGCGGGCCGCCGTGATCGTGCGGACCGCGCGCCCGCCCCGCTGGGCGCGTGACTGGAAGGTCGGGACGCCCGTCGTGCTGGACGGGGAGGCGTACCTGACGTACGTGCGGGACGTGCCCGCCGGGTGGTTGCGCGTGGACGCCAGTGCCGACCCGCAGTCCGGACCCGGCCGCTCTCCCTGGCTGCTGCTGGCCGAGGCGGGCGGAATGCCGTCGCCCGCCCCGCGCGTCCCGCCGGGCCGGACGCTGCCCGCCCCGAACGCACCTTGCCCCGGGTGGGTGCACGACGCGTACCGCGCGACCGGCCCGGACGGGAAGACGTACCCGACGTGGCACCCGCAGATCGACCCGGTGTACTGGTGCACCTTCGGGCACGAGCATGGCAGCCAGCCGCCTGCCGGGGTCACGCCGCTGTATGGGTATGTGGCGGCGCGGCACGGCATGACGGAACCGCACGCGGGTTTCAAGACGTACACCGTGCAGTCGGGCGAGGACCGCTGGACCTTCACGCAGCATTTCGGGACGTCCGGCGTGGGGCGGGCCTGCACGCGCTTCCATTCGGTGGATGTGGCGTTCACGCGGCGCGGCGTGCTGAAGGCCGACCTGCACTTCATGGGAGATTTCGGGAACGGCGTGGCCGTCGTGCGTGGCGACACGACCGTCCCCATCAGCAGCTGCCCGCCGCAGGACCGCCTGGCCCGGTCCACGCTCGGCCCGGACGGCCAGCTCCTCACGACCGGCACGCGCGCCCTGCTGCTGCACCCGAACGAGGGGTACGAACCGTGGCGGGTGAGTGCCGAGCGGCTGGCGCTGGGCCTGAGCCTGCAAGGCCTGACCTTCGACACGGGCGATCCCCGAACGCAGTGCGCGGAAGCGTCGTGCCGGACGCTGGTCGTCCGTCAGGAGGCGTGGGGCGTGGATCACCGCCTGACGTTCAACCGGCCGCCCGTGCTGCGCGCGACGCGTGAGGCGAGCGGCGTGTTCTGGACCGATCCGACAGGCGAGACGCTGGTGTCCGCGCAGAGCCCCGGTGCGACCCGTCAGTTCCTGGCGCCCGGCACGGACGTGACCGGCCCGAGCGGCACGTGCTGGACGCCGGACGCCTGGGCGGGCCTGATGGCGTGCGGCGGCACGGTCCTCGCACCGTCCAAGGTGCTGGAGGACAGCATCGCGCCGGACGGCGGGAACTGATCCGGTTCTGCTCCGAGTTCCGCGTGCCCGGCACGCTGGTCAGGGCTCTGCGGGCTGCGTGCCGGGCAGTGCGGGCGGAACGGTGAGGGTGCTGAGGGCGAGGCCGCCGAGCGCGGCCATGACGCACGCGCCCGTCCAGAGTTCCAGGCTCGCGCCGCGGTCGGCAGCGGTGAGCGCGAGGTACGGCACCCAGACCGCGAGGGGCAGCAGGGCCGCGAACGTGCGGTACGCGGCCCTGCGGGTGGGGGAGGGGCGCAGGGCGCGCAGCAGCACGTCGGCGGTCAGGCCCGCGCCGAGCATCACGAGGAGGGGGGCGGCGTCTTCGGTCAGGCCGACCGTCATGCCGCGCATGAGGACGGTGTTCACCGTGAACATCAGGGTGACGGTCCCGAACGGCAGGTCCCAGCGCAGCAGGAGCAGCAGGACGGGCGCCGTGAGGATCAGGGACGTGAGGAGGGTGGACGCCACGAAGGACCGCGCGCCGTCGAAGCTGCTGGCGGCGGGGAGGTTCACGAGCGTCCACGCGTACATGTGCATGAACGACGTGAACGACAGGGCCGCCGTCGCGCTGAGCACGGCGGGCCACACGCGGGCGCCCGGCATGGTGCGGCCGCCCGCGTGGCGCCAGCACGACACGAGGGGCGACACGACCAGCAGTTGCGCGCCGAGGAACAGCAGCAGGTGCGTGGGCGACAGGAGGGCGTCGATGCCGACCTCGATGCCGAACAGGGTGTGCCATGTCATGTCGCCCAGCCCGCCGAGCGCGAACACGACGACGCCTGCCGCGCCGAGCCCGTACCCGTCCGGGAACACCTGCACGCCCCGGTGCCCGCGCCGCAGGCCGAGCCGTCCGAGCCACGCGGTCCACACGGCCACGGCGAGGAAGCCGCTGTAGAACACGGCGTGCCACGGCGTGAAGAACGTCTCCAGGCGTTCTCCGAGGTGGTTGTGCGCCCAGCCGTCCACGAAGATGCCCGTCATGAGCCAGAAGCCCAGCAGCAGCGTGACGAGGTTCTGGGCGGGCGTGGCCTGCCAGCGGGCGGTGGGGGGCGTGGACAGGGCGGGGCGGGCGTGTCCGGTCGGCTGGGTGGTCATGCGGTCCTCCTGCGGGGGTGTGCTTCACCGTACACCCGGGGCCGGGCACCTGCGCCTGAGGCCCGGGCGCTCAGGTGGCGGTGGGCGCGTGCAGGGGCGTGGCCGTCAGGGCGGGCGGCGGGGTGGGGAGGCGCGTCTCCTGGCGGGGCGTCACGAAGAAGAAACTCAGGGCGAGCAGCAGGTACACCGCGATCAGCAGCACGCCCTCGAACCACGTGGCCTCGCCGTCCTTCGTCACGGTCGTCACGATGAGGGCCACGGCCACGATCGCGACGAGTTCCAGCGGACTGCCGAACACGAGGTTCATGGGTTTGCCGATCACGTACGAGATGATCACGAGGAGCGGCGCCGTGAAGAGGGCCACCTGGATGGTCGCGCCGACCGCGATGTTGATGGCGAGGCCGATCTTGCCCTGCCGCGCGAAGTAACTGCCCGCGATGTACTCCGCGAAGTTGCCGACGACGGCCAGCACGATGATCCCCAGGAAGAAGGGGCTGAGGCCCAGCGCTGCGCTGCTCGCTTCCAGCGCGCCGGACAGCATCTCGGACTCCAGCGCGATGAGGGCCGTGGCGCCCACGAGGACGCTGGCGGCCTTCCAGACGGGCCACAGTTCGCCCTCGTGCGGTTCGTCCTCCAGCGCGAACACGTCCTTGTGCGTCACGAGGGTGTACACGAGGTTCAGGGCGTACACGAGGATCAGGACGATGGCGACGCCCAGGCTGAGTGCCTCGTCAAGGTTGTCGCGCGCGGCGGCGCTGCCCGCCTCGAAGCCGGGGAGGCGTTCGGTCAGGTCGAACAGGGCAGGCAGCAGCAGGGCCACCACCACGAGGAACAGCATGGAGTTCAGCTGCCCGGCGTTCGCGCCGCTGAACTTCTGCCGGGCGCGGCCGAAACTGCCGATGAGGATGGCGAGGCCCAGCCCGAGCAGGGCGTTGCCGATGATGCTGCCGGTGATCTGCGCCTTGACGACCGTGACGTTCCCGCCGAGCAGCACGAAGATCGCGATGATGAGTTCCGCGAGGTTCCCGAACGTGACGTTCAGCAGGCCACCGATGGTCTGCCCGGCGCGGGCCGCGACCTGTTCCGTCGCCTTGCGCAGCCAGTCGGCGAGCGGGATGATGGCGATGGTGGCGGCCGCGAACACCCACAGTGGCGGGGCGTGCAGCACGTATTCCAGCAGCAGGCTGACCGGAATGAAGGCGAGCAGGAAGTTCATGTCCATGAGATTACGGTAAAAGACGCTCAGGAATCTCAGCGGCGGGCCTGGAAACGTTGAGCTGACCCTCAGGTGGGCCGCGGCGGGCCGCGCGGGGAGGGCGCGGTGCGGGGCGCTCCGTATACTCGGGGCAGCTGTGCGTCCTGCCCCGGTCCCCCGTTTTCCCTTCCTCCTGGAGGCGACATGACCCGAACGTTCCCCGCCCTGCACCTGCTGCCCCTTCCGCTGCTGGCCGCACTCGCCCTGCTGCCCGGCAACACCGCGCACGCGCAGACCGCCGCGCCGCCCATGAAGGTCACCACCCGCACCTGCGGCGCGTACACGGTCCGCCTCGCGCAGAACGGCTTCGACGACCCGCCGGACCGTGCGGCGGTCCTGCAGGGGGACCGGGTGGTCGCGTCCGTGCAGGACACGGCGGTCGAGGTGCAGTTCTGCCGCGACGTGACGGGCGACGGCGTGCCCGAACTCATGCTGATGGGGTACAGCGGCGGCGCGCACTGCTGCAGCACGCACACCCTGTACGCGCTGACGCGCCCGCCCCGGCAGCTGATGTCGGTGTTCAGCGCCGACACGCCGGAACTCGTGCCGCGTCAGCTGGACGGGCGCGGCCCGCTGGAACTGCTGGGGCTCGACTGGCGGTTCGCGTACGCGTACGACCTGAGCTTCGCGGGCAGTCCGGCCCTGCCGCGCGTGTACTCGTACCTGCAGGGCCACTACGTGGACAACACCCGCGCCTTTCCCGGCGTCGCGCTGGGCCGCACGCGGCGCGGCACGGACATCGCGCCTGGCGAGGCGCTCAACGATTACGCGACGCTGCTCGTGTTCGGCCGCGCCGGGCAGGCCGACACGTACCTGCAGGGCCTGCCGGACACGTACCGGGCGTGGCTGTCGAACTACGCGCCGGACATCCGGCAGAACCTCTCCGATTTCGGACTGCAGGACTGGCCCGTCCGGGCGGGCCTGCCCGCAGGTCAGGACCGGATCGGCGTGGGCGGCGCGTTCAGCGCGCCCCTGACCACCGAGTACCTCGCGCTCGTGCAGGACGAGCAGGGCAGCGCCTCCCTGCGCCTGTACCGGCCCCAGGGTGCGGGCATCACGGCAGGACCGGCCCTGCTGCGCATTCCGTTCACCTCGGATTATGGGGACGGGTCCGTTCCGAACGTCCTGCCGGTCTTCACGGTGCGCCGCGCGGACGGCCGGGACGACGCCGTACTCCGGGACGCCCGCAGCGGCAGCGTCACGTACCGCGTGTGGCGCGTGAACGCCACGTCGGCCGTGGACCGGCAGGACGACGCGCTCGTCGTCGCGACGCGCCTCATGGCGGACCTGTCGTCCCTGGCCGGGCACGTGGCCGCCACGTACTCCGGCACGCCGCGCACGGCCACGCAGCGGGCCGAGGCGCAGCGCCGCGTGCAGGTCGCGCTCGCCCGCGCGGAACGCTGGCGGGTTGGCGGCCCGCAGGACCTCCCGCTGGAGCGCCTGGGCGCCTTCACGGTGGACGCCGTGTGGATGCCGGAAGACACCGGCAGTTCGGCCCGCGTGCTCGCCACGGTGGACGCCGGGACCGTGGCCGCCGACCAGAAGGACGAGTACGTCGCCAGTGAGCGCCGCACCCTGACCGTCAACCTGTCCCGCGGCGAGGACGGCTGGCAGGTGAGCGACTGGACCCTGGCCCCCCGCGAGGGTTCCGCCCCGGACGGCGGCTGACGCCCGCACGGGCGCGCGATCATGGACGGCATGAGCGCCGCCCCCACCACGCCTGCCGCCCCGGACGGGCGTGGCGTGGTGCGGCGCATCGTGCACGTGGATATGGACGCCTTCTACGCGTCGGTGGAGGTCCGTGACCGGCCCGAACTGCGCGGCCTGCCGGTCGCCGTCGCGCACGACAGCCGGCGCGGCGTGGTCCTCACCGCCAGTTACGAGGCCCGCACCTATGGGGTGCGGAGCGCCATGCCGACCCGCATGGCGCAGGCCCGCTGCCCGCACCTGATCCTCGTCCCGCCGCGCATGGACGTGTACCGGCAGGTGTCGGAGCGCATCCGGGCGGTGTTCGCGCGCTACACGGACCTCGTCGAGCCGCTTTCGCTGGACGAGGCGTACCTGGACGTGACCGACCCGCGCGAGGGTCCACGCTCCGGCACGCTGATCGCGCGAGCCGTGAAGGCCGACATCCTGCGCGAGACGGGCCTCACGGCGAGCGCGGGCGTGAGCCACACGAAATTCCTCGCCAAGGTCGCGTCGGACCTGCACAAACCGGACGGGCTGACCGTGATCCGGCCCGAGGAGGCGCAGGCCGTGATCGACGCGCTGCCCATCGCCGCCTTTCACGGGGTGGGTCCGGCGACGGCGCGCCGTATGGCGGAGCACGGCATCCGGACGGGCGCGGACCTGCGCGCCCAGACGCTCGCGGACCTGCGCGCGTGGTTCGGCGCGCACGGCGAGCACTACCACCGCGTGAGTCGCGGGGTGGACGAGCGGCCCGTCGCGCCCGACCGGGAACGCAAGTCGGTGGGCGTGGAACGCACCTTCGAGACGGACCTGCGCACCCTGTCGGAGGTGCGCGCCGCGCTGCCCGCACTGGCGGCGGCGCTGGCCGTGCGGGCCGCACGCGCCGGGTACGCCGGGCGCAGCGTCGTGCTGAAACTGAAGTTCGCGGACCACAGCGTCGTCACGCGCCGCACGGGCGGCGCACCCCCCGCGCCGGACGCCGCGCAGTTCGAGGCGCTCGGCGCGGCGCTGCTCACACCGCAGCTCCTGGCGGGCCGCCGCGTGCGGCTGGTGGGCCTCAGCGTGACGGGACACGTG
Coding sequences:
- a CDS encoding DUF554 family protein — translated: MPLLTQLSGTFINVAAVLLGSGAGLLLGGRLPERTQRTLLQTLSLVTLYIGLGMASSLGRVAGGHVPGVILALVALAAGAVLGEALRVEDRLSGLGDVLRRRFRGGGRFTEGFVAASLLFCIGPLTVVGGIQNGLTGDSSSFVLKSVLDGISALALAGVYGIGVGFSAVTVLVVQGGIALASGGLAGVLLHGADPAVLNGNPYVLLVTGAGGLTILGISVNLMLAGLGMEDRRVRVGSLLPALLLAPLALWLATRIA
- a CDS encoding DUF402 domain-containing protein, translating into MHAPKISTFDLTAMTHVITGLNTYPVARAERTAHGLHVQRPMPGHPTLAAQEVHVLPDLDLVVTHFTPRPGHPPHSRAYLDMASVQAAGTVWTVRDLYLDVIVQPDGVPVLVDEDEYAEAVLEGHLTPEEQRRALRSAARVVNGLFTYGNDLEAWLTSLDVHLEWWNARDSTLPR
- a CDS encoding nucleoside hydrolase, translating into MTVSAARPVILDGDPGHDDAVNILLAHASPELEVLGVTTTFGNVGLERTTRNALTTLELVGAGTPVYAGADRPLLVPRLSAESVHGQSGLDGPLLPSPTRQAEDLHAALFMIAAVRARPGEVTLLPTGPLTNVALAFRLAPDIVPLVREVVWMGGSVDVGNWTPAAEFNALCDPHAAQIVFSSGVPVTMFGLNATHQAVATPERIAPIRALSRREGASAVGEVVAGLLEFFAEHHRDRYGWNGGPLHDPLTSAYLIAPHLFGTQAMWVDVDTSGGPSTGRTNCDVWNLSGHAPNANVAMTVDADGFYALLTERLGRL
- the dinB gene encoding DNA polymerase IV translates to MSAAPTTPAAPDGRGVVRRIVHVDMDAFYASVEVRDRPELRGLPVAVAHDSRRGVVLTASYEARTYGVRSAMPTRMAQARCPHLILVPPRMDVYRQVSERIRAVFARYTDLVEPLSLDEAYLDVTDPREGPRSGTLIARAVKADILRETGLTASAGVSHTKFLAKVASDLHKPDGLTVIRPEEAQAVIDALPIAAFHGVGPATARRMAEHGIRTGADLRAQTLADLRAWFGAHGEHYHRVSRGVDERPVAPDRERKSVGVERTFETDLRTLSEVRAALPALAAALAVRAARAGYAGRSVVLKLKFADHSVVTRRTGGAPPAPDAAQFEALGAALLTPQLLAGRRVRLVGLSVTGHVPDTRTEPLQPRLFPLP
- the cax gene encoding calcium/proton exchanger, whose translation is MDMNFLLAFIPVSLLLEYVLHAPPLWVFAAATIAIIPLADWLRKATEQVAARAGQTIGGLLNVTFGNLAELIIAIFVLLGGNVTVVKAQITGSIIGNALLGLGLAILIGSFGRARQKFSGANAGQLNSMLFLVVVALLLPALFDLTERLPGFEAGSAAARDNLDEALSLGVAIVLILVYALNLVYTLVTHKDVFALEDEPHEGELWPVWKAASVLVGATALIALESEMLSGALEASSAALGLSPFFLGIIVLAVVGNFAEYIAGSYFARQGKIGLAINIAVGATIQVALFTAPLLVIISYVIGKPMNLVFGSPLELVAIVAVALIVTTVTKDGEATWFEGVLLIAVYLLLALSFFFVTPRQETRLPTPPPALTATPLHAPTAT